The following are encoded together in the Panicum virgatum strain AP13 chromosome 6K, P.virgatum_v5, whole genome shotgun sequence genome:
- the LOC120711536 gene encoding zealexin A1 synthase-like produces the protein MEDHQHCLYLVLALVSLLVILLAKRRRSAAAPEHGLRLPPGPWQLPIIGSLHHMIGKLPHHAMRDLARRHGPLMLLQLGEVPTLVVSSREAAREVMRTHDAVFATRPMSPTMRALTDGGRGIIMAPYGAHWRQLRRITITKLLSARRVNSFRAVREEEAAAMLRVCAAAAAESRAVNMRERLSELITDTTMRAAMGDRIKDREVLLRALDEAIVLAAGFNPADLWPSSRIVSWLSSAVRRSEEIRQTSFGILDEIIKDHLERMERGDGGEVEDLLDVLLKVQKDGELPIPLDTDVIKVAITDIFAGSETTAPTLEWAMAELVQNPKVMERATAEVRRAFAAHGSVREEKLVEAGLQYLPLVIRETLRLHTPLPFLIPQACQEPCRVLGYDVPQGITVMVNAWALGRDERYWPGDPDAFRPERFEAGGGSAADFKGTDYELLPFGAGRRMCPGLGFGLANMELALASLLFHFDWEVPGGAKLDMTEAFGITAHRKSRLLLRPILRVPVPGV, from the exons ATGGAAGACCACCAGCACTGCCTCTACCTCGTATTAGCTCTCGTCTCGCTGCTCGTCATCTTGCTCGCCAAgcgccggcgctccgccgcggcgcccgagCACGGCCTGCGGCTGCCACCGGGGCCATGGCAGCTGCCAATCATCGGCAGCCTGCACCACATGATCGGCAAGCTCCCGCACCACGCGATGCGTGACCTCGCGCGGCGCCACGGGCCGCTCATGCTGCTCCAGCTCGGCGAGGTGCCCACGCTGGTGGTGTCGTcccgggaggcggcgcgggaggtgaTGAGGACGCACGACGCGGTGTTCGCGACGCGGCCGATGAGCCCCACCATGCGGGCGCTCACCGACGGCGGCCGGGGGATCATCATGGCGCCCTACGGGGCCCACTGGCGGCAGCTCCGCCGGATCACCATCACCAAGCTCCTCAGCGCGCGCCGCGTCAACTCCTTCCGCGCCGtccgcgaggaggaggccgccgccatgctgcgcgtgtgcgccgccgcggcggcggagtctCGCGCCGTGAACATGCGCGAGCGGCTGTCCGAGCTCATCACGGACACCACGATGCGCGCTGCGATGGGCGACCGGATCAAGGACCGCGAGGTCTTGCTGCGGGCGCTCGACGAAGCCATCGTGCTCGCCGCCGGGTTCAACCCAGCCGACCTGTGGCCGTCATCCCGGATCGTCAGCTGGCTCAGCAGCGCCGTGCGCCGCAGCGAGGAGATCCGTCAAACCTCGTTCGGGATCCTCGACGAAATCATCAAGGACCACCTGGAGAGGATGGagcgtggcgacggcggcgaggtcgaagACCTCCTCGACGTGCTGCTCAAGGTACAGAAGGATGGTGAGCTGCCGATCCCCCTCGACACGGACGTCATCAAAGTCGCCATCACT GACATCTTCGCCGGCAGCGAGACGACAGCGCCGACGCTGGAgtgggccatggcggagctcgtCCAGAACCCCAAGGTCATGGagcgggcgacggcggaggtGCGACGCGCCTTTGCCGCGCACGGGTCGGTGCGGGAGGAGAAGCTCGTGGAGGCAGGGCTCCAGTACCTGCCCCTCGTCATCCGCGAGACGCTCCGGCTGCACACGCCGCTGCCGTTCCTGATCCCGCAGGCGTGCCAAGAACCCTGCCGCGTGCTGGGCTACGACGTGCCGCAGGGCATCACGGTGATGGTGAACGCCTGGGCGCTGGGCCGCGACGAGCGCTACTGGCCGGGGGACCCCGACGCGTTCCGGCCGGAGCGgttcgaggccggcggcggaagCGCGGCGGATTTTAAGGGCACCGACTACGAGCTCCTGCCGTTCGGGGCCGGGCGGAGGATGTGCCCTGGCCTGGGGTTTGGGCTGGCCAACATGGAGCTCGCGCTCGCCAGCCTCCTCTTCCACTTCGACTGGGAGGTGCCCGGTGGCGCCAAGCTCGACATGACCGAGGCGTTCGGCATCACCGCGCACCGGAAATCCAGGCTCCTGCTCCGCCCCATCCTTCGCGTTCCTGTGCCAGGCGTCTAG